Proteins from a single region of Oncorhynchus tshawytscha isolate Ot180627B linkage group LG03, Otsh_v2.0, whole genome shotgun sequence:
- the LOC112228789 gene encoding rho guanine nucleotide exchange factor 2-like isoform X5 — MAGQRKNKEKERMKEREKEAREREARYSNGHLFTSLTVSATTLCSACNKSITAKEALSCPTCNVTIHNRCRDTLANCVKMKQKQQKLALVRNNSALQNVALRTKTPMMKERPSSAIYPSDSLRQSLLGSRRVRSGLSLSKSVSTQNLAGNLNDDSPLGLRRILSQSTDSLNFRNRAMSMESLNDEGEVYYAAMLEELEREGKDFEADSWSRAVDPSYLQTHRKDVIKRQDVIYELIQTEFHHVRTLRIMEGVFRQGMLDEVLLEPGVAHAVFPCLEQLMALHTHFLSQLMTRRTHSLAAGSSTNFTINQLGDILTEQFSGQCADEMRKAYAEFCSRHPKAVKLYKELLARDKRFQHFIRRVSRGPLLRRHGIQECILLVTQRITKYPVLIQRILDNTKGSEEEAQSLAQSLSLIRDLLSSVDQQVAELERTQRLQEIRARLDPRAQAEVRGGGVFRGGELLRRTLLHEGTLLWKTQGSRLKDVQVLLMTDILVFMQEKDQKYFFPCIDKPAVLSLKNLIVRDIANQERGMFLISDSTPPEMYELHGASRDDRNNWMRLIQQTVSSCPSREDFPLIETEDKALLRRLRADIQQKDREVLELLQERVTLFSDLAEVTGGGQEVTPPTNSRNIFRADTPYAPQAEYLLTDAISEVDRLSELLLGSNIELPKSNGTNDDQNHKGAPVSNGDSISVNGTHEIKGSPASKDRNGNQLQDKPLNEEVCQRLVNLSAHLHSLQAAVIHQDSVLELRLHEGTGPASSGSSTPTPTPPNSFPRLCRSMSRDTGLDAGMVAAMGEMAMLQKQHDLLQEEVVRLRPLEARLRDSERARAQLEQQIRDNKGKRGRRGRRGSRGSNEDIVVDVTALEQAPAKRRGSGDGEPSPVAPLACQEPVDQLDGVQEGSEEEESEEEADVVKVSPRSDSPRDLQDIPEESECGPEAQESKG, encoded by the exons CCTGCAATGTCACCATCCACAACCGCTGTCGAGACACACTGGCCAACTGTGTCAAGATGAAACAAAAg CAACAGAAGCTAGCCCTGGTGAGGAACAACTCCGCGCTGCAGAACGTAGCTCTAAGGACCAAAA cccCTATGATGAAGGAGCGGCCCAGCTCAGCCATCTACCCGTCCGACAGTCTCCGTCAGTCCCTGCTGGGCTCCCGTCGTGTTCGCTCtggcctctccctctccaagAGTGTCTCCACACAAAACCTCGCAGG GAATCTGAATGACGACTCACCGTTGGGGCTGCGGAGGATCCTGTCTCAGTCCACAGACTCCCTGAACTTCAGAAACAGAGCCATGTCAATGGAGTCCCTCAACGACGAGGGGGAGGTGTACTATGCTGCCATGTTggaggagctggagagggaggggaaggactTTGAGGCTGACTCGTGGAGCCGGGCCGTAGACCCCTCCTACCTGCAGACGCACCGCAAAGACGTCATCAAGAGACAGGACGTCATCTATG AGCTGATCCAGACAGAGTTCCACCACGTGAGGACCCTGCGGATCATGGAGGGGGTGTTCCGGCAGGGCATGCTGGACGAGGTGCTGCTGGAGCCGGGCGTGGCGCAcgctgtcttcccctgtctggaGCAGCTGATGGCACTACACACGCACTTCCTTTCCCAGCTTATGACACGACGCACACACAGCCTGGCCGCCGGGAGCAGTACCAACTTTACTATCAACCAACTGGGGGATATACTGACTGAACAG TTCTCAGGTCAGTGTGCAGATGAGATGAGGAAAGCCTATGCTGAGTTTTGCAGCCGCCACCCCAAAGCTGTGAAACTGTACAAGGAACTGCTGGCCAGAGACAAGAGGTTTCAGCACTTCATacgg AGGGTAAGCCGTGGGCCCCTGCTGCGTCGCCATGGCATCCAGGAGTGCATCCTGCTGGTGACTCAACGCATTACCAAATACCCTGTCCTCATCCAACGCATCCTGGACAACACCAAGG GCAGTGAAGAGGAAGCCCAGTCCCTAGCCCAGTCCCTGTCTCTGATCCGGGACTTGTTGAGCTCTGTGGACCAGCAGGTGGCAGAGCTGGAGCGGACCCAGAGGCTCCAGGAGATCAGGGCCAGATTGGACCCCCGGGCCCAGGCGGAGGTCAGGGGAGGAGGGGTGTTCAGGGGAGGGGAGCTGCTCCGCAGGACTCTCCTCCACGAGGGCACGCTGCTGTGGAAGACGCAAGGATCCAGACTCAAAg acGTGCAGGTCCTGCTGATGACAGACATCCTGGTGTTCATGCAGGAGAAAGACCAGAAGTATTTCTTCCCATGCATA gacAAGCCTGCAGTGTTGTCTCTGAAGAACCTGATCGTGAGGGACATAGCCAATCAGGAGCGAGGGATGTTCCTGATCAGTGACTCCACCCCCCCAGAGATGTACGAGCTGCATGGCGCCTCACGAGACGACAGGAACAACTGGATGAGACTCATACAGCAGACAGTCAGCAG ctGTCCGTCCAGAGAGGACTTCCccctgatagagacagaggacaagGCCTTACTGCGCCGACTCAGAG CTGACATCCAGCAGAAGGACAGGGAGGTGCTGGAGCTCCTCCAGGAGAGAGTGACTCTGTTCTCTGACCTGGCTGAGGTCACCGGTGGGGGTCAGGAGGTCACGCCCCCCACCAACTCTAGGAACATCTTCCGGGCCGACACCCCCTACGCACCCCAGGCGGAATACCTACTCACCGACGCCATCTCAGAGG TTGACAGGCTGAGTGAGTTGCTGCTGGGCTCCAACATAGAGCTTCCCAAGTCCAACGGTACCAATGATGACCAGAACCACAAAGGGGCGCCAGTGAGCA ATGGAGATTCGATCTCCGTCAACGGGACTCATGAAATCAAAGGAAGTCCAGCGTCCAAG GACAGAAATGGTAACCAGCTACAGGACAAACCCCtaaatgaggaggtgtgtcagagGCTTGTGAACCTCAGTGCTCATCTCCACTCTCTACAG gccGCCGTCATTCACCAAGACTCTGTCCTCGAGCTCCGCCTCCATGAGGGCACTGGCCCCGCCTCCTCAGGTTCCTCCActcccacccccactcctccaaaCTCCTTCCCCAGGCTGTGCCGTTCCATGTCACGTGACACAGGTCTGGATGCGGGCATGGTGGCAGCCATGGGGGAGATGGCCATGCTCCAGAAGCAGCATGATCTGCTGCAGGAGGAGGTGGTGAGGCTGCGCCCCCTGGAGGCCAGGCTGAGGGACAGCGAGAGGGCCAGGGCTCAGCTGGAGCAGCAGATCAGGGACAATAAGGGCAAGAGGggcaggaggggaaggagaggcagcAGAGGCAGCAACGAAGACATTGTGGTGGATGTTACAGCCTTAGAGCAG GCTCCTGCTAAAAGAAGAGGAAGTGGTGATGGCGAGCCCAGCCCTGTCGCGCCATTGGCCTGTCAGGAACCAGTGGACCAATTGGACGGCGTACAGGAaggcagtgaggaggaggagtcggAGGAAGAGGCGGATGTAGTGAAGGTTTCACCACGCTCTGACAGTCCAAGAG ATCTCCAGGATATCCCGGAGGAGAGCGAGTGCGGACCGGAAGCTCAGGAATCCAAAGGTTGA
- the LOC112228799 gene encoding annexin A2 isoform X1, with amino-acid sequence MEALLKSMHNTSPKANSHEMWWGTLGTVRPFPNFNSEKDAREIQTALESKASDVNTLVRILTNRNNAQRQSIAESYHNLTQKELCPALKKALSGGLEQLMLGLMMTPSQFDAHRLRQSMEGIGTDEESLLAVLCTKSPQQLKDATIAYKQEFGRYLENDLISETSKDFTKLVLAILKKEELNSKEMVDYQLIDQDVKALNDAVNGKKKDPVPWIQVLTTRDSNHLNRVLSRLEDLRGETVDKTVQSHFSGDLRLGFRTLVGSIPSIPLFLAQRLHSNIKKGSLVQGILISHSEEDLLCVRIEYRKLTNISLYSTLQKEYKGEMQQALLALCRSEDL; translated from the exons ATGGAAGCTCTGCTGAAGTCTATGCATAATACCTCTCCCAAAGCAAAT TCTCATGAGATGTGGTGGGGTACACTGGGCACTGTGCGACCCTTCCCCAACTTCAACTCAGAGAAGGATGCCCGCGAAATTCAAACTGCCTTGGAGAGCAAAG CCAGTGACGTGAACACTCTGGTGAGAATCTTGACCAATCGAAACAATGCTCAGAGACAGAGCATCGCAGAGTCCTACCATAACCTCACACAGAAG GAGTTGTGTCCTGCCCTGAAGAAAGCTCTGTCAGGGGGGCTGGAGCAACTCATGCTGGGGCTGATGATGACCCCCTCTCAGTTTGACGCCCATCGCCTCAGACAGTCCATGGAG GGTATTGGTACAGATGAAGAGAGTCTATTGGCTGTGTTGTGTACCAAATCACCACAGCAGCTTAAAGATGCCACTATTGCCTACAAACAGG AGTTTGGACGTTACTTGGAGAATGATCTTATCAGTGAGACTAGTAAAGACTTCACTAAGCTGGTACTGGCCATACTCAAG AAGGAGGAGCTGAATTCAAAGGAGATGGTTGATTATCAGCTCATTGACCAGGATGTTAAG gctCTAAATGATGCTGTGAATGGTAAGAAAAAGGACCCAGTCCCCTGGATTCAGGTGTTAACCACGAgagactcaaaccatctcaaCAGAG tgCTATCCAGGTTGGAGGATCTGAGAGGGGAGACTGTGGATAAAACAGTACAGAGTCACTTCTCTGGGGACCTGAGGCTTGGCTTCCGCACTCTGG TTGGCTCCATCCCAAGCATTCCTTTGTTCCTGGCCCAGCGGCTACACAGCAACATTAAG AAAGGCAGTTTAGTGCAGGGGATTCTTATCAGCCACAGTGAAGAGGACCTCCTCTGTGTGAGAATCGAGTATCGCAAACTGACCAACATTTCACTCTACTCTACATTGCAG AAAGAATACAAAGGGGAGATGCAGCAGGCTCTCCTAGCCTTGTGTCGATCTGAAGACCTGTAA
- the LOC112228789 gene encoding rho guanine nucleotide exchange factor 2-like isoform X4, producing MSRVTEPLPKTRQERMKEINLRNKEKERMKEREKEAREREARYSNGHLFTSLTVSATTLCSACNKSITAKEALSCPTCNVTIHNRCRDTLANCVKMKQKQQKLALVRNNSALQNVALRTKTPMMKERPSSAIYPSDSLRQSLLGSRRVRSGLSLSKSVSTQNLAGNLNDDSPLGLRRILSQSTDSLNFRNRAMSMESLNDEGEVYYAAMLEELEREGKDFEADSWSRAVDPSYLQTHRKDVIKRQDVIYELIQTEFHHVRTLRIMEGVFRQGMLDEVLLEPGVAHAVFPCLEQLMALHTHFLSQLMTRRTHSLAAGSSTNFTINQLGDILTEQFSGQCADEMRKAYAEFCSRHPKAVKLYKELLARDKRFQHFIRRVSRGPLLRRHGIQECILLVTQRITKYPVLIQRILDNTKGSEEEAQSLAQSLSLIRDLLSSVDQQVAELERTQRLQEIRARLDPRAQAEVRGGGVFRGGELLRRTLLHEGTLLWKTQGSRLKDVQVLLMTDILVFMQEKDQKYFFPCIDKPAVLSLKNLIVRDIANQERGMFLISDSTPPEMYELHGASRDDRNNWMRLIQQTVSSCPSREDFPLIETEDKALLRRLRADIQQKDREVLELLQERVTLFSDLAEVTGGGQEVTPPTNSRNIFRADTPYAPQAEYLLTDAISEVDRLSELLLGSNIELPKSNGTNDDQNHKGAPVSNGDSISVNGTHEIKGSPASKDRNGNQLQDKPLNEEVCQRLVNLSAHLHSLQAAVIHQDSVLELRLHEGTGPASSGSSTPTPTPPNSFPRLCRSMSRDTGLDAGMVAAMGEMAMLQKQHDLLQEEVVRLRPLEARLRDSERARAQLEQQIRDNKGKRGRRGRRGSRGSNEDIVVDVTALEQAPAKRRGSGDGEPSPVAPLACQEPVDQLDGVQEGSEEEESEEEADVVKVSPRSDSPRDLQDIPEESECGPEAQESKG from the exons CCTGCAATGTCACCATCCACAACCGCTGTCGAGACACACTGGCCAACTGTGTCAAGATGAAACAAAAg CAACAGAAGCTAGCCCTGGTGAGGAACAACTCCGCGCTGCAGAACGTAGCTCTAAGGACCAAAA cccCTATGATGAAGGAGCGGCCCAGCTCAGCCATCTACCCGTCCGACAGTCTCCGTCAGTCCCTGCTGGGCTCCCGTCGTGTTCGCTCtggcctctccctctccaagAGTGTCTCCACACAAAACCTCGCAGG GAATCTGAATGACGACTCACCGTTGGGGCTGCGGAGGATCCTGTCTCAGTCCACAGACTCCCTGAACTTCAGAAACAGAGCCATGTCAATGGAGTCCCTCAACGACGAGGGGGAGGTGTACTATGCTGCCATGTTggaggagctggagagggaggggaaggactTTGAGGCTGACTCGTGGAGCCGGGCCGTAGACCCCTCCTACCTGCAGACGCACCGCAAAGACGTCATCAAGAGACAGGACGTCATCTATG AGCTGATCCAGACAGAGTTCCACCACGTGAGGACCCTGCGGATCATGGAGGGGGTGTTCCGGCAGGGCATGCTGGACGAGGTGCTGCTGGAGCCGGGCGTGGCGCAcgctgtcttcccctgtctggaGCAGCTGATGGCACTACACACGCACTTCCTTTCCCAGCTTATGACACGACGCACACACAGCCTGGCCGCCGGGAGCAGTACCAACTTTACTATCAACCAACTGGGGGATATACTGACTGAACAG TTCTCAGGTCAGTGTGCAGATGAGATGAGGAAAGCCTATGCTGAGTTTTGCAGCCGCCACCCCAAAGCTGTGAAACTGTACAAGGAACTGCTGGCCAGAGACAAGAGGTTTCAGCACTTCATacgg AGGGTAAGCCGTGGGCCCCTGCTGCGTCGCCATGGCATCCAGGAGTGCATCCTGCTGGTGACTCAACGCATTACCAAATACCCTGTCCTCATCCAACGCATCCTGGACAACACCAAGG GCAGTGAAGAGGAAGCCCAGTCCCTAGCCCAGTCCCTGTCTCTGATCCGGGACTTGTTGAGCTCTGTGGACCAGCAGGTGGCAGAGCTGGAGCGGACCCAGAGGCTCCAGGAGATCAGGGCCAGATTGGACCCCCGGGCCCAGGCGGAGGTCAGGGGAGGAGGGGTGTTCAGGGGAGGGGAGCTGCTCCGCAGGACTCTCCTCCACGAGGGCACGCTGCTGTGGAAGACGCAAGGATCCAGACTCAAAg acGTGCAGGTCCTGCTGATGACAGACATCCTGGTGTTCATGCAGGAGAAAGACCAGAAGTATTTCTTCCCATGCATA gacAAGCCTGCAGTGTTGTCTCTGAAGAACCTGATCGTGAGGGACATAGCCAATCAGGAGCGAGGGATGTTCCTGATCAGTGACTCCACCCCCCCAGAGATGTACGAGCTGCATGGCGCCTCACGAGACGACAGGAACAACTGGATGAGACTCATACAGCAGACAGTCAGCAG ctGTCCGTCCAGAGAGGACTTCCccctgatagagacagaggacaagGCCTTACTGCGCCGACTCAGAG CTGACATCCAGCAGAAGGACAGGGAGGTGCTGGAGCTCCTCCAGGAGAGAGTGACTCTGTTCTCTGACCTGGCTGAGGTCACCGGTGGGGGTCAGGAGGTCACGCCCCCCACCAACTCTAGGAACATCTTCCGGGCCGACACCCCCTACGCACCCCAGGCGGAATACCTACTCACCGACGCCATCTCAGAGG TTGACAGGCTGAGTGAGTTGCTGCTGGGCTCCAACATAGAGCTTCCCAAGTCCAACGGTACCAATGATGACCAGAACCACAAAGGGGCGCCAGTGAGCA ATGGAGATTCGATCTCCGTCAACGGGACTCATGAAATCAAAGGAAGTCCAGCGTCCAAG GACAGAAATGGTAACCAGCTACAGGACAAACCCCtaaatgaggaggtgtgtcagagGCTTGTGAACCTCAGTGCTCATCTCCACTCTCTACAG gccGCCGTCATTCACCAAGACTCTGTCCTCGAGCTCCGCCTCCATGAGGGCACTGGCCCCGCCTCCTCAGGTTCCTCCActcccacccccactcctccaaaCTCCTTCCCCAGGCTGTGCCGTTCCATGTCACGTGACACAGGTCTGGATGCGGGCATGGTGGCAGCCATGGGGGAGATGGCCATGCTCCAGAAGCAGCATGATCTGCTGCAGGAGGAGGTGGTGAGGCTGCGCCCCCTGGAGGCCAGGCTGAGGGACAGCGAGAGGGCCAGGGCTCAGCTGGAGCAGCAGATCAGGGACAATAAGGGCAAGAGGggcaggaggggaaggagaggcagcAGAGGCAGCAACGAAGACATTGTGGTGGATGTTACAGCCTTAGAGCAG GCTCCTGCTAAAAGAAGAGGAAGTGGTGATGGCGAGCCCAGCCCTGTCGCGCCATTGGCCTGTCAGGAACCAGTGGACCAATTGGACGGCGTACAGGAaggcagtgaggaggaggagtcggAGGAAGAGGCGGATGTAGTGAAGGTTTCACCACGCTCTGACAGTCCAAGAG ATCTCCAGGATATCCCGGAGGAGAGCGAGTGCGGACCGGAAGCTCAGGAATCCAAAGGTTGA
- the LOC112228799 gene encoding annexin A2 isoform X2, with translation MWWGTLGTVRPFPNFNSEKDAREIQTALESKASDVNTLVRILTNRNNAQRQSIAESYHNLTQKELCPALKKALSGGLEQLMLGLMMTPSQFDAHRLRQSMEGIGTDEESLLAVLCTKSPQQLKDATIAYKQEFGRYLENDLISETSKDFTKLVLAILKKEELNSKEMVDYQLIDQDVKALNDAVNGKKKDPVPWIQVLTTRDSNHLNRVLSRLEDLRGETVDKTVQSHFSGDLRLGFRTLVGSIPSIPLFLAQRLHSNIKKGSLVQGILISHSEEDLLCVRIEYRKLTNISLYSTLQKEYKGEMQQALLALCRSEDL, from the exons ATGTGGTGGGGTACACTGGGCACTGTGCGACCCTTCCCCAACTTCAACTCAGAGAAGGATGCCCGCGAAATTCAAACTGCCTTGGAGAGCAAAG CCAGTGACGTGAACACTCTGGTGAGAATCTTGACCAATCGAAACAATGCTCAGAGACAGAGCATCGCAGAGTCCTACCATAACCTCACACAGAAG GAGTTGTGTCCTGCCCTGAAGAAAGCTCTGTCAGGGGGGCTGGAGCAACTCATGCTGGGGCTGATGATGACCCCCTCTCAGTTTGACGCCCATCGCCTCAGACAGTCCATGGAG GGTATTGGTACAGATGAAGAGAGTCTATTGGCTGTGTTGTGTACCAAATCACCACAGCAGCTTAAAGATGCCACTATTGCCTACAAACAGG AGTTTGGACGTTACTTGGAGAATGATCTTATCAGTGAGACTAGTAAAGACTTCACTAAGCTGGTACTGGCCATACTCAAG AAGGAGGAGCTGAATTCAAAGGAGATGGTTGATTATCAGCTCATTGACCAGGATGTTAAG gctCTAAATGATGCTGTGAATGGTAAGAAAAAGGACCCAGTCCCCTGGATTCAGGTGTTAACCACGAgagactcaaaccatctcaaCAGAG tgCTATCCAGGTTGGAGGATCTGAGAGGGGAGACTGTGGATAAAACAGTACAGAGTCACTTCTCTGGGGACCTGAGGCTTGGCTTCCGCACTCTGG TTGGCTCCATCCCAAGCATTCCTTTGTTCCTGGCCCAGCGGCTACACAGCAACATTAAG AAAGGCAGTTTAGTGCAGGGGATTCTTATCAGCCACAGTGAAGAGGACCTCCTCTGTGTGAGAATCGAGTATCGCAAACTGACCAACATTTCACTCTACTCTACATTGCAG AAAGAATACAAAGGGGAGATGCAGCAGGCTCTCCTAGCCTTGTGTCGATCTGAAGACCTGTAA